In Lutra lutra chromosome 13, mLutLut1.2, whole genome shotgun sequence, one genomic interval encodes:
- the BBLN gene encoding bublin coiled-coil protein: MSGPNGDLGMSVEAGAEGEDDGFGEAEYAAINSMLDQINSCLDHLEEKNDHLHARLQELLESNRQTRLEFQQQLGEAPSDASS, encoded by the exons ATGTCGGGCCCCAACGGGGACCTGGGCATGTCGGTGGAGGCGGGCGCGGAAGGCGAGGACGACGGCTTCGGGGAAGCAG aaTATGCTGCCATCAATTCCATGTTGGACCAGATCAACTCCTGTCTAGACCACCTAGAGGAGAAGAACGACCACCTCCATGCCCGCCTCCAGGAGCTGCTTGAGTCCAACCGGCAGACACGCCTTGAGTTCCAGCAGCAGCTCGGGGAGGCCCCTAGTGATGCCAGTTCCTAG
- the PTGES2 gene encoding prostaglandin E synthase 2, with the protein FPAVFVLRARPRRRRSEHGQAARALRPVGHALAWRLGGRLPSGLPAQSRAGFAGEAGGPGPAATVRKGSPRLLGAAALALGGVLGLYHTARWHLRAQDLRAQRSAAQLSLSSRLQLTLYQYKTCPFCSKVRAFLDFHALPYQVVEVNPVRRAEIKFSSYRKVPILLAQEGESLQQLNDSSVIISALKTYLVSGQPLEDIVTYYPPMKAVNDQGKEVTEFCNKYWLMLDEKEAQRMYGGKEARTEEMKWRQWADDWLVHLISPNVYRTPAEALASFDYIVREGKFGAVEGAMAKYLGAAAMYLISKRLKSRHHLQDDVREDLYEAANKWVAAVGKDRPFMGGQKPNLADLAVYGVLRVMEGLEAFDDLMCHTRIKPWYLRMEKAIAEAPQ; encoded by the exons TTCCCGGCCGTCTTCGTTTTGCGCGCCCGCCCGCGGCGCCGGCGAAGCGAACATGGCCAGGCTGCACGGGCGCTGCGGCCGGTCGGGCACGCTCTGGCCTGGAGGCTGGGCGGTCGCCTTCCGTCGGGACTTCCAGCGCAGAGTCGGGCCGGCTTCGCGGGAGAGGCAGGAGGCCCGGGCCCCGCGGCCACAGTCCGAAAGGGCAGCCCGCGGCTGCTGGGGGCGGCGGCGCTGGCCCTGGGGGGCGTCCTGGGGCTGTACCACACGGCGCGGTGGCACCTGCGCGCCCAGGACCTCCGCGCCCAGCGCTCTGCCGCGCAG CTCTCCCTGTCCAGCCGCCTGCAGCTGACCCTCTACCAGTACAAAACGTGTCCCTTCTGCAGCAAGGTCCGTGCCTTCCTCGACTTCCACGCCCTGCCCTACCAGGTGGTAGAAGTGAACCCCGTGCGCAGGGCCGAGATCAAGTTCTCTTCCTACAGGAAGGTGCCCATCCTGCTGGCCCAGGAAGGAGAGAGTTTG CAACAACTGAATGATTCCTCTGTCATCATCAGCGCTCTCAAGACCTACCTGGTGTCGGG GCAGCCCCTGGAAGACATCGTCACCTACTATCCACCCATGAAGGCTGTGAACGACCAGGGGAAGGAGGTGACGGAATTCTGTAACAAGTATTGGCTCATGCTGGATGAGAAGGAGGCCCAGCGCATGTATGGTGGGAAGGAGGCCAGGAC GGAGGAGATGAAGTGGCGGCAGTGGGCGGATGACTGGCTGGTGCACCTGATCTCCCCCAACGTGTACCGCACTCCTGCCGAGGCCCTGGCCTCTTTTGACTACATCGTCAGGGAGGGCAAGTTCGGGGCAGTGGAGGGTGCCATGGCCAAGTACTTGGGTGCGGCGGCCATGTACCTCATCAGCAAGCGGCTCAAGAGCAG GCACCATCTTCAAGATGACGTTCGTGAGGACCTCTATGAGGCTGCCAACAAGTGGGTGGCAGCCGTGGGCAAAGACCGGCCCTTCATGGGGGGCCAGAAGCCGAACCTGGCTGATctg GCAGTGTATGGCGTGCTGCGCGTGATGGAGGGCCTGGAGGCTTTCGACGACCTGATGTGTCACACCCGCATCAAGCCCTGGTACCTGCGGATGGAGAAAGCCATTGCTGAGGCCCCCCAGTGA
- the LOC125083831 gene encoding uncharacterized protein LOC125083831 isoform X2 encodes MAPPGGPERGGARIVGGDPKTGSLPSAPPTLRRLHFPPDDGFSVRRSPRSTVARTSQHPRPQSRTLTGTWACRWRRARKARTTASGEQVAPGVEEGGAAEATFAFSGLPPWKGEAGPGWGLGTLPPLAPGSLQVQVTAGGSGGAPPSGSLETATGELRATGPVLQMGKLRPLQDHSPFWNLLQPLAAAPVETEAPEGMGRVDGLSSAGGPVWVGEAALPSQHLQPPLRV; translated from the exons ATGGCCCCTCCCGGAGGCCCGGAAAGGGGCGGGGCTCGGATAGTTGGTGGAGATCCAAAGACCG GTTCCCTTCCGAGCGCCCCGCCGACTCTCCGCCGCCTACACTTTCCGCCCGACGACGGTTTTTCAGTGCGACGGTCGCCGCGGTCCACCGTCGCGCGGACATCGCAGCACCCGAGACCGCAAAGTCGGACCCTAACAGGGACCTGGGCATGCCGGTGGAGGCGGGCGCGGAAGGCAAGGACAACGGCTTCGGGGGAGCAGGTGGCCCCGGGGGTGGAAGAAGGGGGTGCTGCTGAAGCGACCTTTGCTTTTTCAGGGCTGCCCCCCTGGAAAGGGGAAgcggggccgggctgggggctTGGaaccctcccacccctcgcccccgGTAGTTTGCAGGTGCAGGTGACGGCCGGTGGTTCAGGGGGAGCACCTCCGAGTGGGTCCCTGGAAACCGCAACCGGAGAACTGCGGGCAACCGGCCCcgttttgcagatggggaaactgaggcctcttCAAGATCACTCGCCCTTTTGGAATTTGCTCCAGCCACTTGCTGCAGCCCCTGTGGAGACGGAGGCTCCTGAGGGGATGGGGCGGGTGGACGGTCTTAGCTCAGCAGGAGGGCCTGTCTGGGTGGGCGAAGCCGCCCTGCCCAGTCAGCATCTCCAGCCACCTTTGCGGGTGTGA
- the LOC125083831 gene encoding uncharacterized protein LOC125083831 isoform X3: protein MAPPGGPERGGARIVGGDPKTGQDVGMEGRSLAAGRGQSWARRRERESWAAVETELRAWWAEPDGAGRGLRRADPALRSHSSSRFPSERPADSPPPTLSARRRFFSATVAAVHRRADIAAPETAKSDPNRDLGMPVEAGAEAFS from the exons ATGGCCCCTCCCGGAGGCCCGGAAAGGGGCGGGGCTCGGATAGTTGGTGGAGATCCAAAGACCGGTCAGGATGTGGGCATGGAGGGGCGGAGTCTGGCGGCGGGGCGGGGACAGAGCTGGGCTCGCCGGAGAGAGCGCGAGAGCTGGGCTGCCGTGGAGACAGAGCTCCGGGCGTGGTGGGCGGAGCCtgacggggcggggcggggcttgCGTCGGGCTGATCCCGCGTTGCGGTCGCATTCCTCTTCCAGGTTCCCTTCCGAGCGCCCCGCCGACTCTCCGCCGCCTACACTTTCCGCCCGACGACGGTTTTTCAGTGCGACGGTCGCCGCGGTCCACCGTCGCGCGGACATCGCAGCACCCGAGACCGCAAAGTCGGACCCTAACAGGGACCTGGGCATGCCGGTGGAGGCGGGCGCGGAAG CCTTTTCCTGA
- the LOC125083831 gene encoding uncharacterized protein LOC125083831 isoform X1 has protein sequence MAPPGGPERGGARIVGGDPKTGQDVGMEGRSLAAGRGQSWARRRERESWAAVETELRAWWAEPDGAGRGLRRADPALRSHSSSRFPSERPADSPPPTLSARRRFFSATVAAVHRRADIAAPETAKSDPNRDLGMPVEAGAEGLPPWKGEAGPGWGLGTLPPLAPGSLQVQVTAGGSGGAPPSGSLETATGELRATGPVLQMGKLRPLQDHSPFWNLLQPLAAAPVETEAPEGMGRVDGLSSAGGPVWVGEAALPSQHLQPPLRV, from the exons ATGGCCCCTCCCGGAGGCCCGGAAAGGGGCGGGGCTCGGATAGTTGGTGGAGATCCAAAGACCGGTCAGGATGTGGGCATGGAGGGGCGGAGTCTGGCGGCGGGGCGGGGACAGAGCTGGGCTCGCCGGAGAGAGCGCGAGAGCTGGGCTGCCGTGGAGACAGAGCTCCGGGCGTGGTGGGCGGAGCCtgacggggcggggcggggcttgCGTCGGGCTGATCCCGCGTTGCGGTCGCATTCCTCTTCCAGGTTCCCTTCCGAGCGCCCCGCCGACTCTCCGCCGCCTACACTTTCCGCCCGACGACGGTTTTTCAGTGCGACGGTCGCCGCGGTCCACCGTCGCGCGGACATCGCAGCACCCGAGACCGCAAAGTCGGACCCTAACAGGGACCTGGGCATGCCGGTGGAGGCGGGCGCGGAAG GGCTGCCCCCCTGGAAAGGGGAAgcggggccgggctgggggctTGGaaccctcccacccctcgcccccgGTAGTTTGCAGGTGCAGGTGACGGCCGGTGGTTCAGGGGGAGCACCTCCGAGTGGGTCCCTGGAAACCGCAACCGGAGAACTGCGGGCAACCGGCCCcgttttgcagatggggaaactgaggcctcttCAAGATCACTCGCCCTTTTGGAATTTGCTCCAGCCACTTGCTGCAGCCCCTGTGGAGACGGAGGCTCCTGAGGGGATGGGGCGGGTGGACGGTCTTAGCTCAGCAGGAGGGCCTGTCTGGGTGGGCGAAGCCGCCCTGCCCAGTCAGCATCTCCAGCCACCTTTGCGGGTGTGA
- the LCN2 gene encoding neutrophil gelatinase-associated lipocalin encodes MARGILCLGLVLLGALQAPAQDFLISPIPVPLLDSIPLQPDFQEDQFQGKWYVIGIAGNSINATRRARFKMYTTTYELKDDHSYNVTSTLIRNESCDHWIRTFVPSLLPGQFTLGNIKSHVGVQNYTVRVMMTNYNQFAMVFFKKVHDNHEFFKITLYGRTKQLSTDLKKYFTRFAKSLGLTNNHIIFPIPIDECIDDE; translated from the exons ATGGCCCGAGGTATCCTGTGTCTGGGCCTCGTCCTGCTGGGGGCCCTGCAGGCTCCGGCCCAGGACTTCCTCATAAGTCCGATCCCAGTCCCACTTCTGGACTCGATCCCCCTGCAGCCCGACTTCCAGGAGGACCAG TTCCAGGGAAAATGGTACGTCATAGGCATAGCAGGGAACTCGATTAATGCAACAAGAAGAGCCCGGTTCAAGATGTACACCACCACATACGAGTTGAAGGACGACCACAGCTACAATGTCACCTCCACCCTGATCCG GAACGAGAGCTGTGACCACTGGATCAGAACTTTCGTCCCAAGTCTCTTGCCTGGCCAATTCACTTTGGGCAACATCAAGA GTCATGTCGGGGTGCAGAACTACACTGTGCGTGTCATGATGACCAACTACAACCAGTTCGCCATGGTGTTCTTCAAGAAAGTTCACGACAACCACGAGTTCTTCAAGATCACCCTCTACG GGAGGACCAAGCAGCTGAGCACCGATCTGAAGAAGTATTTCACCCGCTTTGCCAAATCCCTGGGCCTCACCAATAACCACATCATCTTCCCTATCCCCATTG ACGAGTGCATTGATGATGAGTGA